In Taeniopygia guttata chromosome Z, bTaeGut7.mat, whole genome shotgun sequence, one genomic interval encodes:
- the ERCC8 gene encoding DNA excision repair protein ERCC-8 isoform X2 codes for MLGLMAARQAGLDDPARLRRAERTRRVLSLELNKDRDVERIHGSGINTLDIEPVEGRYMLSGGSDGVIVLYDLENLSRKPSYTCKAFFSVGRSHPDVHKFSVETVQWYPHDTGIFTSSSFDKTLKIWDTNTLQPADIFHFEGTVYSHHMSPVATKHCLIAGHRQEVLAVSWSPRHEYVLATGSADGRVKLWDVRRASGCLSTLDQYNGEKSKASSETANTAHNGRVNGLCYTNDGLHLLTIGTDDRMRLWNSSTGENTLVNYGKVCNESRKGLKFAISCGCNPEFVFVPYGSTIAVYTVFTGELITMLRGHYSTVNCCVFQPHFQELYSGSKDCNILAWIPAPREPVPDDISEKSLPQQCVNPAYEDAWSSSDDEG; via the exons ATGTTGGGGCTCATGGCTGCTCGCCAGGCCGGGCTGGACGACCCCGCGCGGCTGCGGCGGGCCGAGCGCACCCGGAG GGTTTTAAGTTTGGAATTAAATAAAGATAGAGATGTGGAAAGAATACATGGAAGTGGTATCAACACCCTTGACATAGAGCCTGTTGAGGGAAGATA CATGTTATCTGGTGGATCGGACGGTGTTATTGTACTTTATGACCTTGAAAATTTGAGCAGGAAACCAAGTTACACatgtaaagcatttttttcGGTTGGAAG GAGTCATCCTGATGTACATAAATTCAGTGTGGAGACAGTCCAGTGGTATCCTCATGACACTGGCATATTTACATCGAGCTCATTTGATAAAACCTTGAAAATATGGGATACAAACACTTTACAA CCTGCAGATATATTTCACTTTGAAGGGACAGTCTATAGCCATCACATGTCTCCAGTTGCTACAAAGCATTGCTTAATAGCAG GTCACAGACAAGAAGTATTGGCAGTGTCTTGGTCCCCACGTCACGAATATGTTTTGGCAACAGGAAG TGCTGATGGTAGAGTAAAATTATGGGATGTGAGGAGAGCTTCTGGATGTCTGAGTACACTTGATCAGTACAATGGAGAAAAGTCCAAAGCATCTTCTGAGACAG CAAACACTGCTCACAATGGGAGAGTTAATGGTTTATGCTATACAAATGATGGACTTCACCTGCTAACTATTGGTACAGATGATCGGATGCGACTCTGGAATAGCTCCACTGGAGAAAACACCTTA GTGAACTATGGGAAAGTCTGTAATGAAAGTAGGAAAGGACTCAAATTTGCCATCTCTTGTGGCTGTAATCCCGAGTTTGTCTTTGTTCCATATGGAAGTACCATTGCTGTTTATACAGTTTTCACAGGCGAGCTGATAACTATGCTTAGAGGGCATTATAGTACTGTCAACTGCTGTGTATTTCAACCTCATTTTCAG GAACTTTATAGTGGTAGCAAAGACTGCAATATCCTTGCGTGGATACCAGCTCCACGAGAGCCAGTTCCGGATGATATTTCTGAAAAG TCTCTGCCTCAACAATGTGTAAATCCAGCATATGAAGACGCATGGAGCAGCAGTGATGATGAAGGCTGA
- the ERCC8 gene encoding DNA excision repair protein ERCC-8 isoform X1: MLGLMAARQAGLDDPARLRRAERTRRVLSLELNKDRDVERIHGSGINTLDIEPVEGRYMLSGGSDGVIVLYDLENLSRKPSYTCKAFFSVGRSHPDVHKFSVETVQWYPHDTGIFTSSSFDKTLKIWDTNTLQPADIFHFEGTVYSHHMSPVATKHCLIAVGTKSPKVQLCDLKSGSSSHILQGHRQEVLAVSWSPRHEYVLATGSADGRVKLWDVRRASGCLSTLDQYNGEKSKASSETANTAHNGRVNGLCYTNDGLHLLTIGTDDRMRLWNSSTGENTLVNYGKVCNESRKGLKFAISCGCNPEFVFVPYGSTIAVYTVFTGELITMLRGHYSTVNCCVFQPHFQELYSGSKDCNILAWIPAPREPVPDDISEKSLPQQCVNPAYEDAWSSSDDEG, translated from the exons ATGTTGGGGCTCATGGCTGCTCGCCAGGCCGGGCTGGACGACCCCGCGCGGCTGCGGCGGGCCGAGCGCACCCGGAG GGTTTTAAGTTTGGAATTAAATAAAGATAGAGATGTGGAAAGAATACATGGAAGTGGTATCAACACCCTTGACATAGAGCCTGTTGAGGGAAGATA CATGTTATCTGGTGGATCGGACGGTGTTATTGTACTTTATGACCTTGAAAATTTGAGCAGGAAACCAAGTTACACatgtaaagcatttttttcGGTTGGAAG GAGTCATCCTGATGTACATAAATTCAGTGTGGAGACAGTCCAGTGGTATCCTCATGACACTGGCATATTTACATCGAGCTCATTTGATAAAACCTTGAAAATATGGGATACAAACACTTTACAA CCTGCAGATATATTTCACTTTGAAGGGACAGTCTATAGCCATCACATGTCTCCAGTTGCTACAAAGCATTGCTTAATAGCAG TTGGTACCAAAAGCCCCAAAGTACAGCTCTGTGACTTGAAGTCTGGATCCAGTTCTCACATTCTGCAGG GTCACAGACAAGAAGTATTGGCAGTGTCTTGGTCCCCACGTCACGAATATGTTTTGGCAACAGGAAG TGCTGATGGTAGAGTAAAATTATGGGATGTGAGGAGAGCTTCTGGATGTCTGAGTACACTTGATCAGTACAATGGAGAAAAGTCCAAAGCATCTTCTGAGACAG CAAACACTGCTCACAATGGGAGAGTTAATGGTTTATGCTATACAAATGATGGACTTCACCTGCTAACTATTGGTACAGATGATCGGATGCGACTCTGGAATAGCTCCACTGGAGAAAACACCTTA GTGAACTATGGGAAAGTCTGTAATGAAAGTAGGAAAGGACTCAAATTTGCCATCTCTTGTGGCTGTAATCCCGAGTTTGTCTTTGTTCCATATGGAAGTACCATTGCTGTTTATACAGTTTTCACAGGCGAGCTGATAACTATGCTTAGAGGGCATTATAGTACTGTCAACTGCTGTGTATTTCAACCTCATTTTCAG GAACTTTATAGTGGTAGCAAAGACTGCAATATCCTTGCGTGGATACCAGCTCCACGAGAGCCAGTTCCGGATGATATTTCTGAAAAG TCTCTGCCTCAACAATGTGTAAATCCAGCATATGAAGACGCATGGAGCAGCAGTGATGATGAAGGCTGA